A stretch of Babylonia areolata isolate BAREFJ2019XMU chromosome 23, ASM4173473v1, whole genome shotgun sequence DNA encodes these proteins:
- the LOC143297907 gene encoding mitochondrial pyruvate carrier 1-like, producing the protein MAGALVKKGLTHLKSKEFRDYLCSTHFWGPVANWGLPLAALGDLKRDPEIISGNMTAALAVYSLCFMRFAWKVQPRNLLLLACHFTNEVTQLTQGARFINYHYLTPEDVKRKHHVEVVEEELHKHPEKYPVLHPSPQIPDSVKEQIKEVEAFDKVYSLPKAPKPHIKPSL; encoded by the exons ATGGCAGGCGCTTTGGTCAAGAAAGGGCTGACCCATCTGAAAAGCAAGGAATTCAGAGATTACCTATGCAG CACT CATTTTTGGGGCCCTG TGGCCAACTGGGGTCTGCCACTGGCTGCTCTGGGTGATCTGAAGAGAGATCCAGAAATCATCAGTGGCAACATGACAGCAG ccctGGCGGTGTACTCGCTGTGCTTCATGAGGTTTGCCTGGAAGGTGCAGCCCCGGAACCTCCTGCTGCTGGCCTGTCACTTCACCAACGAGGTCACCCAGCTCACACAAGGTGCCCGCTTCATCAATTACCA TTACCTGACCCCGGAGGATGTGAAGCGCAAGCACCacgtggaggtggtggaggaggagcttCACAAGCACCCTGAAAAGTACCCAGttctccatccatccccccagATCCCCGACTCTGTGAAGGAGCAGATAAAGGAGGTGGAGGCCTTTGACAAGGTGTACAGCCTGCCCAAGGCGCCCAAGCCCCACATCAAGCCTTCCCTGTGA
- the LOC143298175 gene encoding uncharacterized protein LOC143298175, with the protein MPKPPADVMSKPPVSLITKSPDMGKVERIVKMDYSVTYRENDKLDVHLDEQLVSLKRSAFRKKTEKEEELETARADADKIRKLKEAVNNRQEEEPALTILCQTLAPWGGKSPDVPYRRRISTATGGFARRASSARHARERGEGEEEDDEEEKGPLPDVKTMSLTERRLAKERDQFSAKNLFNVRRRASSAYTAPEPPARRRGGDVSPDSSRTATPTSALPTTPSPSTRQGRPRTSPAAYSGGRSALRTHSYMRPTTASVSRLASRPPGEGGGEFPRHPRRPRSRRELQKLVELKVDPFEDEVAHRPDSWTSAGDRHQDLLHSLQKTQARLQQRVSAFLAAMDSFNRRDTKSALDSILEGN; encoded by the coding sequence ATGCCCAAGCCCCCAGCCGACGTTATGTCCAAGCCCCCAGTCAGCTTGATAACTAAGTCTCCAGACATGGGGAAGGTGGAGCGAATAGTGAAGATGGACTACAGCGTAACGTACCGTGAGAACGACAAGCTGGACGTTCATCTGGACGAGCAGCTGGTCAGCCTCAAGCGCTCCGCCTTcaggaagaagacggagaaggaggaggagctggagacGGCCCGTGCTGACGCCGACAAGATCCGGAAGCTGAAGGAGGCCGTCAACAACCGGCAGGAGGAGGAGCCCGCCCTGACCATCCTGTGTCAGACCCTGGCACCCTGGGGCGGCAAGAGTCCGGACGTGCCCTACAGGAGGAGGATTAGCACGGCCACGGGGGGCTTCGCCAGGAGGGCCAGCAGCGCGCGTCACGccagggagcggggggagggagaggaggaggacgacgaggaggagaagggaccGCTGCCCGACGTGAAGACCATGTCGCTGACGGAGCGGCGCCTGGCCAAGGAGCGGGACCAGTTCAGCGCCAAGAACCTTTTCAACGTCCGCAGGAGGGCATCCTCCGCCTACACGGCCCCTGAACCCCCCGCCAGACGGCGTGGCGGCGACGTCTCCCCGGACAGCTCCAGAACAGCCACGCCCACGTccgccctccccaccaccccctcgcccTCCACCCGCCAGGGTCGGCCCAGGACGTCCCCCGCGGCCTACAGTGGCGGGCGGTCCGCCCTCAGGACCCACAGCTACATGAGGCCCACCACCGCATCCGTGTCCCGCCTGGCGAGTCGTCCCcccggggaggggggcggcgagTTCCCCAGACATCCCCGACGACCTCGGTCCCGGCGAGAGCTGCAGAAGCTGGTGGAGCTGAAGGTGGATCCCTTTGAGGACGAGGTGGCGCATCGGCCGGACAGCTGGACGTCAGCGGGAGACCGCCACCAGGACCTGCTGCACAGCCTGCAAAAGACCCAGGCCCGCCTCCAGCAGAGGGTCTCCGCCTTCCTGGCTGCCATGGACTCCTTCAACAGGAGGGACACCAAGTCCGCGCTGGACAGCATCCTTGAAGGGAACTGA